A segment of the Bacteroidales bacterium genome:
AATATTCTTTCAATTTCAGACTTCTACATAAGCAAGATTTATGCCAATAGTTCTTATTTAGAAAGCTCGAGTAATAAAGATGTCTTAGCAGGTAAATCTATCAAATTTAAATTGTATTTTATTCCTGTAATTACGTCTGTACCAGTAGTATATCCGGAAATTATTTCATTGAATCTTTCCGTATGTAAAGTAGTGTTTTCCTTGTTTTTATTTAGAATAACCATTACCGTTTTTTCTTTATTATATCTAAAATAGACGTAAGTCCCATTTTCAGGTGCAAAGTGTTTCAGTTTGCCATTATGAATAACTGAATTTTCTTTTCTCCAATTGAATAGTTTACGTACAAAGTTTTGAGCTTCTAACTGCTGCTTAGATAAATTTCTTCCGGTAAAAGCATTTATTTTATCAGCTTTCCAACCTCCGGGAAAATCACTTCTGATAAGACCGTCGTTTCTTTCTTCAGGGCTTGTAGCCAAATATTCTGTACCATAAAATATTTGAGGAATTCTTTTGGTGCTTGCAACATATATCAAGGCTGTTTTAAAGAGATTGAAATCTTCATTAATCTGTGTGTAAAAACGTTGCATGTCATGATTGTCGGGGAAAATTACCAAATTCTCGGGATTAGGATACATAAAATCATTACTCAGCATTTCGTAAAGATTTATAAACCCTTTGTTCCAATTTTCCTCATCGTGTAAAGCATTTAATAAAGCAATATGTAATGGGAAATCCATTAATGAAGGAAGACAACTTTTAAAACCATCAGGATTATTCTTACCATTTTGCCATTTTGCAAGAACAGCAGGATTTGGACTCCATTCTTCGCCCACAATATTAAAATTGGGATATTCTTGCATTATTCTACAAGCATATTCAGCCATAAATTCTTTTCCTGAATAGGGATGAGTGTCGTGTCTGATTCCGCCAAGATTAGCATATTCTACCCACCAAATACTGTTTTGAATAAGATAATCGGCTAATAGATGATTGGATTGATTTAAGTCGGGCATAGATTGTACAAACCATCCATTTTCAAAAAGTTCTTTGTCACTCTTTGAGGCATAAGGATCGCTGAGGGTAGTCCTTCGGTGATTAGTAATTTTAATATCAGAAGGATAATGATACCAGTCTTTTGTAGGCATATCTTTAGTCCACCAATGCTCTAGTCCACAATGGTTCATAATTTGATCCATTATAAGTTTAATGCCACGTTTGGATGCCTCTTCACTCAATCTTACGTAATCGGCATTACTTCCAAATCGAGCATCAACTTTGTAATAGTCAGTAGTAGAATATCCGTGATAACTTGAGCGTTTAACATTGTTTTCTAAGACCGGATTTAGCCATATAGCAGTAAATCCCATTTTTTGAATATAGTCTAAGTGGTCTATAATGCCTTGTAAATCACCGCCGTGTCGGCCATAGGCTTCATTACGATTTTTACCTTCAAGCAGCTTATTCACTTCATCATTTTCAGGGATAGCATTAGCGAAACGATCAGGCGTAATCAAATATATAGCATCGCTATTGTTAAAACCAATACGTTGTGCAGAATTTTTCCTTCTCTCTTTTAATTCAAAAGTATAGCGAAGTTTTTCTTTCTTTCCTTTCTTAAAAATGAGGTCAAATTTTCCAGCTTCGGCTTCTTCATTGAGGCTGAGGTATAGGAATAAATAGTTTGAATTATCTGTACGAATAACAGAATCTAGTTTTAGGTTAGGGTAGGAGAAGCTAGGAGAAAGTTCGCTAATTTGATCTCCGTGAACAAGTATTTGTATTTGTTTGTACTCCATGCCTGTCCACCAAAATGCAGGTTCTAAATGCTTGATTTTATAGTTTTGAGCAAAACCAATTGTGCCTACAAGAATTAGTGTTATACTAAAGAAAAGATTTCTGATTTTCATGATTTGTTGTTTGAGTTTTAAAGAACAAAAATATTAAAAAAGCCCATCTGTCTTTTGACGGATGGGCTTTTGGAAATTTTAGGTTATTAGTTTTTAGTAACTGTTGCTGTCAATCCCCAAGGATCGAAAGTAACAGTAT
Coding sequences within it:
- a CDS encoding glycoside hydrolase family 13 protein is translated as MKIRNLFFSITLILVGTIGFAQNYKIKHLEPAFWWTGMEYKQIQILVHGDQISELSPSFSYPNLKLDSVIRTDNSNYLFLYLSLNEEAEAGKFDLIFKKGKKEKLRYTFELKERRKNSAQRIGFNNSDAIYLITPDRFANAIPENDEVNKLLEGKNRNEAYGRHGGDLQGIIDHLDYIQKMGFTAIWLNPVLENNVKRSSYHGYSTTDYYKVDARFGSNADYVRLSEEASKRGIKLIMDQIMNHCGLEHWWTKDMPTKDWYHYPSDIKITNHRRTTLSDPYASKSDKELFENGWFVQSMPDLNQSNHLLADYLIQNSIWWVEYANLGGIRHDTHPYSGKEFMAEYACRIMQEYPNFNIVGEEWSPNPAVLAKWQNGKNNPDGFKSCLPSLMDFPLHIALLNALHDEENWNKGFINLYEMLSNDFMYPNPENLVIFPDNHDMQRFYTQINEDFNLFKTALIYVASTKRIPQIFYGTEYLATSPEERNDGLIRSDFPGGWKADKINAFTGRNLSKQQLEAQNFVRKLFNWRKENSVIHNGKLKHFAPENGTYVYFRYNKEKTVMVILNKNKENTTLHTERFNEIISGYTTGTDVITGIKYNLNLIDLPAKTSLLLELSK